The Mastacembelus armatus chromosome 14, fMasArm1.2, whole genome shotgun sequence genomic interval ATACTATATTGTGTCCTACTTTTTTATGTGTAATGTTGCTGAATTGCTTGTTGTccagctgtaaaaaaaacaatctgattGTGCTCAAGTTATCAATGAAGTTGCATTACGCATTTTTAATAGCATTCttcaaatatttactgtcaGTCAGGCCAGTTGAAAAACTATTAATCTCCAGATCTTAGGCAGCCCATAAAATAGAATTTTAATGAACAACTTTTGCTCAGTTTGCCCAAACCGTGTTGAATGTGTGTAATGTACTGCCACAACTCACTTTGACATTGTTTTACGAGTCAACATATTGTAGGTCAAGTAATACATATAAGACAAATTAGAGAGGCtatgtaaatatttcatttcttaaTATAAAAAGTATTGATTAAGTAGAACTTATTGTAGTGCGGTACAGACATCAAAAACAtctatttattcatttgatATATTAAATGgtacaatatgtaaaaaaaaaacactcaaaaaaCAGTGGGCCATGTAGAAAACACTTCCTGTTGTCCTGCTGTTGGTGTGGGATGCATATGGCAGTTTCTTAGTTTCTTTCCATATGAAGGGGGGCCTCTTGCTGGGGTCTGCTTGTCTTGAGTTGTGTACATTAGCGATGTGATCCCAGTGCCAACTCTGACCTTGGCAGCACTAGTGTGTTTTTAAGGCCTTGGCATAGACAGGCTGCAGGAAATGAAAGGGGAGCAGCATGAAGAACACCACAAGAAAGACTACGCACGCCACTCCCAGCAGCACATAACGGCCGATGAACAAAGAGTCCACTATCTGTAGAgtgaagaaaaactgaatttattcaATGCTCAGGAGTTCTCCATGATGATACATAATGCCATGTGTACCTAGTCAGTAGTATCCAGTGCAGTGTAAACACAAAGCTGTTCATGAAGTCAGTTTTTCCTTTATCAGCCACTAGATGTCATGAGGGACCTTTCTCAAAGCCTTTGAGTAGAGTCAGAGTGATACTGTGGCATTATGAGAATTGTTACTACTTGTTACTTCAACTGGATGTTTGAGCTTCACTACGCAGAATGATGCAGGTTAAGACCAGTCTTTCTGAAAGGGAAAGTTTCTCTAAGGTCACTTTAAATCTCAGTTTAACATGTAGACTTATCAGCAGAATATATATCACAAGTAGTTTTGAATAGTGTGATTTGGGCTTTGGTTATcaaaagcaggaggaggagcgaAGTGTGGCAGCAGTACATGCCTTTCAGTATGTGCTGACTGTAACCATGCCATTAACTCACTATATCAGACATGACTTGAGCACAAAGCCACAAAATCATGTAGTGTATTGGAGAATACAGCATatttgtttcactgttttctgctgaaACTAAATGCTGATTCAGGTGCTCTCTTAACTTATGGATCCCGTTGCTCTGTATTCATCCAATCCATTACAGAAGACACAGAGAAGCTTTTGAAGTGGACTGATGGGACCAacacaggaagaccccagttGGGGTGGCTAGTTTTAGCCCaaaatcttcttgctgtgagaccaCAGTGCTAACTACTGCACCATTGTACATATTACATACCATTACCCTGAATTATTTGGGGAcgaataaagtttatcttaccTTATCTTACAGCGTTTTATTGTGTACATAGTTGGATAATCAAACCACAATGATTGAAAGGAAATGAGATCCAGGACTTAGTAGAAGTAGAAGATCTGTTGTTTCACTGAGGTTGCTGTTTCCTCAGTTAGGAGACGTCTGGAGTCTCTAAAGCTGCCACTGATGGATTTAACCAGCACTTCACTGATAGCTTTGGTTCTGTGTTAATATTTAGATCATGAGCCACCCATGGATACGCAAATACAAACGGAGAAAATACCCTTAAGCCAGATAATACCAGAAGAATAGCAGCCCTACTGCTGAATAAAGAGAGATTTCACAGAAACTATTGAGGGGTTATCGTAGGtccatgtgtttatttataaatCCACTGTTATCTAGGTGAGGTGAGAATGATGTATGCCATCTCTCATGGATACATTTAATGCATCTCACTTTTTAATTTGCCAATTACACAGCAAGCAGGAACCCAAAGTGTGGGCCATGTTTTATTAATGTGCCACTGAGCACACAGGTGGGAGCAAGCAGGCAGTCGGGGGCAGAGGACTGGGTTCCGTTATAAACCACCCCCACCCCTAGTCTGGGACTGGTATAATTGGCACTATGATATTTCACTTTGGTTTAATAGCAAGAGGTTAGATATTTCTAtagtctgcacacacacacacacgcacacacacacagagtagcaaacaaacacagcttcCAAATAAGTTTTTAGGTTGTTCTAAGTGTTCACTGAACATTAGTCTACACCATAATGTGATTTTCAACATTACATGCATGTCTATTTCCATGATGATTATAATATCTAGTTTTTCTAGTCCTGtatgacaaatatttatttatttaactttgaaGTATCAAAGAGGATGTCCCTTGTTATTCATTTATCCAACAGGCTTCGGGCTTGTTCAATTCTTAAAGACACAATTTTTCTTAAAGGATAGATTTGGGATTTTGTGGTCACTGTAACTTTTGATATACTGTGCATTAGACCCTGAATCATTTCATACAGAACAAAATATGCTGGTAAAAATGACagtcaaaacacacagcaatgGGATACAAATTCTTTAAGGTGCTTTTCTTACATTTCTATATTGTAGCctagtttattatttcacattcTCAGTGCTAGTGGTATTTAGCATCTAAGTATATTCAGTataacttgaaataaaaaaaaataatattacatatatatattatgtagACTTCCAATTAAGAAAAATCACAGGCCTCATGGCATTTCCAGCAATAGTCATTGAGAACTCTATATAAAGCACACAACTGGGTAAGACGGCCAGAGGGTGATATATATTAGGCTAAGTTCACATCATGCTCTGTTAAGAGCagaattattttattctattgCTACTAATTGAGgataattttttttgtaaagtgccttgaaatgattgtaTCACCATTATAAAGTAAGTGTAAATAATTTTAACctattatattattgtatattatatatgtataatatatattatattatgcaTCAGAATTAATTTCTAGATTAAGCAAGGATCTTTTCTTCTAAAGCTTTTACATAAATGCAGGAAGTCAGATTTTGCTGCCTTTCTGTGTCATTTGCCTTTGCACAAAGGctataaaacatgaacatgtacGGGGCTATGCTGTTATTTCTATGGGGTGGCAGCTTTCTTGGCAGATCCGGCCGTCTTATTAGAACGACCCAGAGGCAATGTAGGGGGTGTTTGTTCTCTGTTGCTGTTGGACTAAGATAAAGCAGAGCAGGTCTTTACGACAAGCACATGCACAGCACGCACCCAATGACACCTGCTATTTACAGGGCCACAGTACTGTTAATATCGCCTTATTTCAGAATTAGGGTTTTATTTGGGAAAAGTTGTACACGTATTTAACTCAAACCTACTATATGGAGAATATTCAATTCAGTTGTATAgcgctaaatcacaatacaataatttcaaggcactttacaaaaaaaaaaaaaatcctcaatTAGTagaaatagaataaaataattttgctCTTAGAGACAGAGCATGATGTGAACTTAGcctaaaatatacattatattacCCCTTTTTAGACCACATATCTGTGATAAAGACACATGTTTGTTGTATTGGAGTCTTTCTTTACCTTCTTAAATCAATGGTAAAATGTATCCAGTTTTGACTGGTAttgtattaattattaattataattttgaGAGCAGAAAAATATGCATATGATTGCAATTCAGCTACATTAAGCATTTTATTTAAGGGCTATGAATCcctatttttcactttgtggtTTATGCACCCAAAACATTTGTTGGTAATTAATGCCAAATGCCTTacaagactgaaaacatccCTGGcttgcatttattttcaacTGAAGTACGTTGTGTAGTTATGCATCAGCCAGATAATAATACAAGTCTCCGTGTACTGCAATAAATGGTCTAATGTAATGTAGTGGAAAATCTCCTTATCGTGGTTCTAAGTGCTTCTATGAAACAAATAACTGGGTTAGCACCTTGCAAACCAAAATGTTTCTCAAGTAAAATATTTCTATGttgtatttactttttactATAATACAACATAGTATAGTCATTCAGGCAGGATTAGAGGCAGGGTGATAAAGTTTACTGTGCTGTCAAGCATTTGAGTTTGTAAGTTGAATCAGAGCTGACCTTTATCTCTTTGAAAGAGGGAGTTGTCTCTGGAGCACGAGGAAAAAGCACCAGTGCCAGAGTGATGGTGAGGACCAGGAGGAAAATGGGAATAACTCCTAATCTGAcaagataaaacacacatacagaggtACACAGTTAAAACAAAGAGGATAACATAAGGACTCAACATACTACAGTGTTCTCTAAGTAAGAATTGCAGTAAACAGGGTAGTCTGAGGATAATGTCATAAAGTACTAATCAAAACAATGGCATTCTtgactgtggttttaaaacGCCATTAAATTTCCAATCAAGTAAATAGCACCATGTTTCACCCCATTTAAACTTTACTGTAACTGCACCCTATAGTGCACAGGGTTTGCTGTCGCTATGCATtctacacaaaaataaacatttacgACATTAGTGGTTTGAGGGCCTGATCTAATGTAACTGCACTCTTATTAATCAACAGAAACTGCAGGGTCCTGGAAGTAAATTAGcatattttaacaatataaGGAGTCAGGAAAAGTACATTTGCTGATCTAACGGATAGACAGAATATTTAGGCGTCAGGATGTGGTCAATAATGACAGAGTTGTAACCTTTCTGTGATTCAGGCAAAAttgaaaaaactgtttaaacacCTTAAATCTTTTTTATATTGCTACACTGGGAAATTATTATCACTATTATagcctattattattattatgacatATTACTTTAATAAATAGATACCTAATGACTCAGAAATAGGCCgaatttattttaagaaaacttACTGCTGCTACTTGCTACTGTACTTTGGCTGTACAGtagcaaaaatgtcaaagttaTGTGAAGCAACTGCCTCGATCTGGGCTATTCTTCATGAACCATATTTTCTAACCGTGTGTAACTCCGTCCTCACTCACCGCGCTGAGCCAGACGCTCTCAGCAGCATCATCCCAAACACAAGGGCTGCGATCCAAACCACTGCAAGGACCAACACGCCCGTGCCGACTTCCATTACGGTATTTGCCATTTTCTGCTAAACCACTTATGATTCTGGGTTGGCAGTTTCCTCACCTAATCATCAAGTGGATGCAATAGGATTGTACTACCGAAGTCTGTGCCATTAATAAACTATCTGCCAGTTCAAAGCACGGCTCTAACTCAGCTAGCGGTACAGTACGGCTAATGTTAGCTACCTGCTAACGATGCTACACCTGCAACGGCAGTGAAAGGGCCTtttgaagaaatgaaacaatatgTTGTAAATATAATGCTGTtcgttttgttttcattaaagttACTCCTTGCTGATACGCCAACCTCTCACCATCGCGTCTTCTAGTTCCTGGTAACAACAAACTTGAATATAATTGGATGAACGATTTCAACAGTAGCCAATAAAATGCGTCGTTACTAAAACGCAAAGAGCTCATGTGCCACCACGGTTTGTTGCCACCCCTCTGCTGTGGGCTGAAACCCAGAAAGACACGTCATTTTTACTCCTTCACATTTGTTTCAGAGCTAAATACGATTTCAAATGAAACGAAGCATAATGAtctcagaaaatatttctgctgtgaCCTGTTAAGTGCTTGGCCCCTGAGTTCTAGTCCATTTGACTACTAACTGTGCAGAACGTAGTTAAACGCCTGTATGACTTTAATTGCAGAACTTATAATGCTATATCACTGTGGTATTAGTATAtttaaatatggaaataaatCTAAATAGCTACATCTTGCACCACTGTGCAATCCTCAATTTATCATTACTGGACCATATACGTTGTCTGTAATATGGTAGTTATAGACCAATtgatttctaaaatatttctttgatattaacttgtgtttttgtctgaaaaCACTCAAAGCCAATAGAAGGACACGTCTTAAGAAATCTAGCCTTTCTAGGGCTCTTACCTGCAAGACTGACTCTAGAATCCCATCATCCCACCTGACTTTTTGAAGCATGTAGTTATTAACTCAGACCGACAGAGGGCTGGACAGATCTGAAATTCAAAGGCATACATGTCTAGAagccatgcatgtgtgtgcctgtgcattGAAGTGGTGGTCCCCGTGTGTTTACTGCAAGTAGACATGTTGCCTTTAAGTGGCCTTTGTAAGACTCAATAATGACTTGGctactgtaaatacagtgttGCTTAATTAAAGAGTCAGATGGGCTTACAGAGGACTGGATATTTACAACAACAAATACCAAGAGGAAAAAACATAGGCTATAACAAAGTCAGCTCTAAATCACAGTGAAAAGTATAGAGTTTGAGTGTCCTTTTGTTTGCACGGAATTCTGTCAGGTGATGGTTTCAAAACGGTCATGCAGGTTAGTGAGAGTGATATTGATGCTAAAATCAAgcaatataaacattttttcctAAAAACTGACTTGCAACCTGTTCAGGGTCTCAGTGGTAGACCTGACCACCAAGTCATTGCTTTGAACAAGCAGGtacctgaacaacaaactgtaGGATGTTGTCTTTTCCCATGCTCACGTGGGCATCCTTTCTCGCGCAGGCATACACGTAATTGCCATATTTCCCATGGACACTGGAAGGCATCAGCAGCCCGGTGTTGGAAAAACGGGGAGCAGAGATGGAGCTGGCGGTGGGAGGAGCCTAGCATGGCTGACGTCATCGGCTGTGTGGAGGAGTATAGGCTGTGCTGTCAGCCCAGTGTCAGTCTGATGAAGATTGGCATGCAGGTAAGCTGTCATTCATTTTCAATGTCAGTGCATGGGAGCAGGTCTTTACCACTTCAGCGTGCTTTTCCCCTTTCCCCCCCTTCATTACAAAAGGCAGGACATTATTCATACAGTCAGACAGCCAGCCAGGccagagtgagggagagagaggaagagggagggggagagagagagagggagagagagagagagagagagagcgaacGAGGGGAGGGGGGAGtagaggagggggagaaaaagagagagggaaaggagaCGAGATACATTTATGTGACGGACCAAAAGAccagtggatttttttttcttttgcttgatGCGGCgtttggattaaaaaaatgtatcgGTAATGTTTGTGATGCAAGTATCAGGGATGTAGGCTATTGTATTATGCGGAGGATGGCTTTATGAAAAAGGTTGTAATTTAGAGAATAATAATATcctaataagaataataattagGTCGGGCAGGATAATTGCAGGAAgcttgcattttatttttgcgGCTTTGTAAATCAGCAAACATAGGGATGCACATCGCCTTTAGAATATATCTAAATAAACAGCGAATATTTTAAGGTTTGAATCTTGGCTGCAAAAACCGTGTTTGGGTTGTCTTCACTGCTACTGCGATTTTCTTTATGTTGAAGTTACTTACGTTGCATTCGagtaaaaaggcttttattttcacTGGCAAACTTGGTGTTTgtgaaaaaatgattttcagagtaaaacaaCTTATACTGAGATCAACGTTGAGATCGGCCTTTTGTGTTAAGAATAAATGTTAGtgctgtgtgtggctgttttcGTTGGTGACACAATAAACAATTAACCACAACATTAATatcaaactgaacagaaaaaacatcgGTGGTTGGAAATGCCGTTTTTTTAACTGATAATTTTATAACTAAAGTTTTGCTGTGAATTTATGCTCTTATGTGTGTAACTTAGGGCATCTAtgtcaaagtaaaacaaaataccGTGAATGTATTCcaaaattcttttttaaatgatcaaacCTGTCTGTGCTTCTTTATGAATTCTCAATTTTTGATTCAAGTGTTTCTTGTTAAAAGTAtttgcagctcagtgaggtcTAATGTTAGCTCTCAGCCTCTCTGCCCTGCAAAACCTGTCTAAATTGAACACTGGTCTTCTTTGTGTGCCACTCAACACTATCTATTTCAGATGGCTGGCTTAGTAACTATTTCAGAACACGTTTGACTGGCATCAGATGCCATCATTTTGATTTGATGTTGCCAGGGTCTGTCAGACAGCTTGTGTTGAACACGGGTTGTCCCTGTTCAATTTGATGTTGATAATCTTGcaatttaaaatgcacaaattGTCAGGTCTTTGCAAAGTTTCAATACTTATAAGTCAAACCAAACCAtgaacacaaagcaaacaaaaaacacaaattgctAACTGTAAAGTTCAGGAAACATAGCTTCAGTGTTATTTTCCTTTGTTGTTATCTGTCATTGTAAAATGTTACAATTGTATGTTGTCAAGTAAAGGGCCCTCACAAGAAAAGTACTTTGAACACTGCAAGTACATTAGCTTAATTAATTATGCCTGAACCATTTGTTTACTAATCATCTGCTTCCCTGAGAAATCATAATGACGATTTAGACTGCTTTAGGTCGGCAGGTGCAGCGTGCTC includes:
- the tmem218 gene encoding transmembrane protein 218, whose translation is MANTVMEVGTGVLVLAVVWIAALVFGMMLLRASGSARLGVIPIFLLVLTITLALVLFPRAPETTPSFKEIKIVDSLFIGRYVLLGVACVVFLVVFFMLLPFHFLQPVYAKALKTH